A window of Cydia strobilella chromosome 10, ilCydStro3.1, whole genome shotgun sequence genomic DNA:
GTTTTTATAATGCCAAAAAGCATGCAAGCAAAATGCAGCGAACGTCGCGATTGCATATTCATTAACccgctattatttaaataaggaGTTACATGAGTTCGAGGTGGGATTGAAACAAAAACGCGCACAAGCGTTTTGCACCCGCTGCAATAGCTTTTTTGTTTGGTACAACAGACATCCACCTATGACAATATCAGCATAGTTGAGTTTTGACAGAATTAAAGATTAAAGATATTAATAGTTATTCTAACTTACTTAGAGTATTACtagaaatgaatgaatgaattttctTGATGCGAACAATTACCCCACATGCGTACTTTTACCCAATAGCATGCGGAATCTTACCCGAACGGTGGAGGAGTGTGCCAACCCTTGCATTGCATTAAAATTTCACCACTGATAACGGGGTCTGGTGCCTGGCGTCGTTGATGCCGTCACTGTGCCTGTTTGCtggataaaatgagtgacgtccGCTGCCGCATTGCGACCGCGATTATGACGTCCATCAACATTAACAACGACGCCACAACAGTAAgttatgcagctgcagttgacacgAACTAAATTTTCAACACACCTGCTGTCATTTGTCCATTGAACGGCACAAGTTTATCCGTCGGCCCGTTAATAAAGAGCACTTCAGGCCTCGTCAGATACGTTGTGGCTTTGATCATCTTGGCCAGATTCACTTTGTAGTCACTGTCAAACGCTACTGCCCCGATGTCGGCGTCATCGATAAGGTACTCGGCGAAGTCGCCGAAGTTATCGTGGACGACATCTGGCTGATAAGGTTTGGTTAGGAGTTGACAGTGAAGCTAAGGGTAATGTTTAAGAGGTCAAATGTCACGCCATATTAAGGTGTCAGTTGCACCgcacttaacagactgatcaacgtcacccggcgcgccgcggcggtttactatgaaactttccatacaatacaatttagcgaactctttaacgatgacaaacagtttgatgcaaccgaccctaagtcaattatacagggtggccaaaaaatatgtgcattcctgttaccagggaggttttggaattatactgagcaacttttactaggggaccaactacgaaatcgcgaaaaaaaatttaccctcacatagaaaatggaccagccaaaatgtatgaaacagccaaatatttttcgcgatttcggggttggtcctatagtaaaagtggctcagtataatcccaaaatctccctggcaacgggaatgcacatattttttggccaccctgtatattattatgtagtcAAGTTAGGAAGATATGTAGCCCGTTCAAACCTATATTATCGTATAAAAGGGTTAAGCTTCTAGCTGTGTGGCCAGcattataacttataacaataagcgccacttgcaccacaccactaacccggggttaaccggttaaaccaggagttaccagtacaatttgacattttgttaacggtttaaccacttaaccccaggttagtgggatggtgcaagtgggcgtTAGACAGTAAAGTTTATTGGGTGTCTGTAAGGGTTATCTGTCCGTAACGTTTTTGCTTCGAATGCAAACTGTAACTGCTTTAGTTCAGTAACTAAATATGGACAATGATGTAAATCCACCCACACACATCcttatctgttagttttgtatttttcacctttgtttttttctttcttgttgttgttaatgtatctttgtaatgtaataatgatgtgttgcctgaataaatattattctattctattctattctaaatgaaGTGTGATATTCTAATGCTAAACGTTTCATTTTAGTtgatgtttaatattttaataacaaaacttccgtgagacacagacatattaaacatattaatgttaataaacAACATATACATATTAATGTGTAGTAAAAATTATACACAACTATAGGTAGGGATGCTTTTCAAGTACGCGTTGGGTAGCAGAACGAAAAACTTACATAAataacacatacatacatgtaatcacgcctatttcccagaggggtaggcagagaccacggatttccacttgctacgatcctaaCATACCTcaataaaaatagataaataaataaattaatttatttatttatttatttagaaagttttgtattacaaaaataataaatacttactccATATTTAGTTTTGAATCCGTACGATTCAAGCATCCTTTTCGTTTCCGGACATGTTAAACAAAACACGTGCTTGTCAAAATTAACTGACTTGAGATATTCAACCATGGCTACTGAGGGAGTTGTCAGCTTTTCCTGTAAAAATATCACTGGCATAAATCAGAGTCGTCGCATCacagagaaataaaaataagcttAGTGTGCTCACTTCATACACgagtttccttacttaataagTTATTTAACATGACGTATGCAACTGTTGCATTTTTAACAGGCCTGACGCATTTTTTACTTTTGGTTACTGATTCCGGTAGATAATAACGttaaaagaaaactaatttcttgttttttagggttccgtaccaaaagggtaaaaacgggaccctattactaagactccgctgtccgtctggccgtctgtccgtctgtctgtcaccaggctgtatctcatgaacggtgatagctagacagttgaaattttcacaggtgatgtatttctgttgccgctataacaacaaatactaaaaagcacggaaccctcggtgggcgagtccgactctcacttggccggttttttatttattatcattatttcaataaaaaaaatcctgtgGTTTTTATATGCCCACTGCCCGTTGACGGTGGTATGTGGTACATATACAGCCACTGCACTGCTAGACATATATAGGTAGAGTAGTTTTAAGGGTTAATCACGTCTTTACTTATAATCGATGAAATAATCAAACCACAATGTATataagaaaatagtgccatttatttgtgtttacatTAGTAAACAGCAAAATAAGATCTAAAAGTAAAcgttactaaaaataaatacctcatgaaataatactatgaaaacggattatatcgcgtatattgaatttatactacatcccgacgtatcGAACCCTTTACTTTATTCATTTGGTATGTGGTAGCTATTAGATCACTACCTGGTTAAGGGTTAAATAGGACAGCAAAATTTATAAAGtattgtataaatttgtaaaagcaGAGGTCTAGTCTTTAGGTTGAATTACGTTGTTTGTTTGATTCAATAActtcttattacatttttttttaactaggaAGTACTATGGAAATAGTATGGAACGCTCATTTCTTGCATAGAATATATctctatagtaaaaaaaaaaaaactatagtaaAATTGTACTTACAAAGCCGCCTGGGACTCCAGCTGTATTGAACATAGCTATATAGTTTTCTTTTGATCGCATACTATTATTGGAAACAAAATGTACTGTTTTTCCATTTTCTTTCATTAGTCTGAAAAAGTCGCCAACTCCAGGTAATGGTTCTTGTGATACCCATATTACACCTGTAAagcaaaatcaaccttattacgCAGCCGATACAGTTCGTATTTAAATGTTTTGTCATGTAGCTTCGGAAAGGAACTATATACTCGCCGCAAAAGCGTATATTACTCGTATTAATCGTTAATCGTCTACCACTCTTTACTAACTTGCTACATACGGGTACACTTTTCGTTAGACGACAGACACTAtatgaattattaattttacttcTTTTGTAGCGAGCattcctattattattattttttttatttattagataaatCACAATTACATAATGTTTGATCCAAAAGCATCGTTAAACCGGAATtgtttgtctcgatactccattccgcatataggtacaatacaacACTTAGGTATACATCCAATTCGTAAACAACATAATGAATGCAAAAAATCACAAACTGAGCGCATCTGTTATTACAAAGGCCGGCCGAGCAAAACAAGAACGTTACGATACGATTTAAATATGCTAGATGGAATAACATAATTATGCATTTTGCTTGAAATAATgtaattgtttaaatatttctttttttaagaaTATCTATATTATTTGGTGTAATCTTTGCATTCTTTAGGTAACATATATTAAAGTCTAGCCACCATTACCAGGGAAGAGTTTTGGCCGAAAGGTGACAAgttccggcggttccgcggccgaCTCCCTGATACTGCGGAGTTGCGTCATGGCGTAATGCGCGATGCATTACGCCATGACGCAAGCATTCGCAGccataataaaatgttttgtaagATAAAGagataaatatagtttattattcaagtaggcatattacaatgtgcttatgaaagtcaaataaagctacgccggctctaaccctacgcctctgccccgagaagagtTGAAATGTActttttagatttaagatataCTATACTGTTTTACTGTTTATAAGTATGCTGGTTTGAAGTTATtgaaaaagatatttttatttcattatccgAGGCTCCTTTAATTCTATATTCtgttaattatatatttcaccGTTTCCCATACGGGAGAAGATTAGTTTATTTGCTTTGTTATCGACTTCATGCAAAAATgatcttaattatttatttatcgtatggcattatacACTGTTAATGTGTCTGCATGAATATGTCGTCACCGTCAGGTGGCTAACTAATAACAAAAAGACCTTGTTTTGGTATTAGTACGGGTTAAGGGCTATAAACTTGtgagtaattagtgagttttggttgtcacctgtaCCCCTAGTGTCTTATGAGTTTCTAAAACgttccgcttggcgcgctgttcaaaatcacatacaaaaatagacataacgcaaacgcgaacgctcgtcacgctattgaATGAAATTGACACTAGGGGTTCTGATGACGgtataataaactaattttatatttctagtatttaaaataacaaatgtcAACGAAACtagatttattattaataatgaaaataaacacaagctttattgagcttaccgtgggacttagtcaatttgtgtaataatgtcctaaaatatttatttattatttaggtatttgtttATCGTAAAACGTTTAGGTTATATGTACGTCAAAtactaacaaaatctgtcatatttgtttacatgttATTTGCCATTTCTATTGAACTCCACATTAGGTCCGGATATGGTGTGTACTCTCTCTTCCAAAAATCGTTTTTTTCCAGATCGCGATTTTTGCCATTTGCAATTTTTACCACTTAATTTTTTCTTATAagcttcctttcccgaaagcatcatcgatcaggtttgtttttaggatgaaatgtctatatgggactcATTGCAAGAGAGAGTACACACTGCACACTCCGGCTAACGTAACATATTTTCATcttatcaataataaaaaaatgcatgtattttgcattatttaagtatatcaCTTGCAATATGTAATCATAATGTTGCACCGCTtacaaattctctgctttgcccaAAGGtcgactggtagagaatgcctcatagcattaattCCGCCTTTGTACGATtgtgttttcttttgtgcaataaagattaagtaaataaataaaaacagtttaGAATAAACATTCATGATAAATCACAagaattatatacctatatcagGAAATATTATCAGTCGCTATCGGTATTACACAACGTTTCATTATCTATGGTCAGTGAAAGTTTTACATAATTATCTTGTTAATTAATGATTCATGTTATGTTAATTTATATAACTATATTGTAACAACACTTTTGCaaaaaccaataaataaatactttttcattttcattctcaTAACTATTACTGAGCTGctgtatttaaaaacataagtTTGCAATGATTCACTTCTATTTAAAGCCGTTTCATAGCTAAAACAGTTACACCGTCAGTCTTTATCAATAACAAACTATACGTTATCAGTATATTTTGAGTATGAACCCTCACACTATTATAACACAGTCTAAAATggtttggtaaataaatatcaactCACCGTCACAATCCGAGAACACATGATCGAACGAGTCCAAAAACTGCTTAAAACCATCggaattcaattcaataagGTTCACTGGGGCCATTACTAAcacttttttgtaataattatctaATAACacagtataattaaataataagagTATATTTAAGACTAGTGCGAGCGTTTATAACCTCTATAGCATACGGAGTGCGATGCCAATGCCGCTGTCGTGACTGTAATCGAGGTTATACTGCGCGTTTCCAGTTTCCACTGACGTCACCTGACGTCATTCACAAATTGCGGGTATTTTTCTctatcactctaattacgccttcattggagtaaaagagaaagatccccgcaatttgtgatttcggttttcgcggtagcccctctgacGTCATTCATTTTCGCCCGGCCATAGGATATACGTATGGTGAACAATAATTTCACAatgattttattgtttaatattgGATCACAATATTACAAATTCAGTATAATCAAGATTTTTATTACAAACACGCCAATTTGTTTGTTTCGATATTTTATGGGAAGTGGGctaaggtaaataaaatatattttgtagacTTTATGTAGATTAATTTATGTAGATTATGTATGTAACAGAACATTTTGTTCcacgggccaccgtttacgagttatttacgaaaaactataaaaagggacctttaaactGAATAAACCGAAAACGAAGCATATACTAACTATACCATAGATGAAACTATTTGTATTCATAACATACTTGTgttgtaagataagataatatgtaATCAGGTATGTTTAtacgcttatttttttattactgcgATTAAGTGCCACAATTACTTAACCTTATCTAGCCTAAGATACGTATTATACTACCGTAATTCAAAATTACACTGacctaaaaaaaatctaacattaaaattatcattttaaagaatacctatataatcaaatcgaaaaagtcaaagagctggcgcgggatagggaaagctggaagatactccaccgacaagagaataactcttaagttaatgatgatgataattatgaCTTCAGCTTCAAAACAGTCATTCTAACGACAAACCGGAATTTGTAAAgagaaataaatatgttttatgtttatgtaaatATTGGGTTAGGtaaacttaaatattaaaacgGTTATCAGTGAATATTATGCGTctgtttaaaatacaaaaaccgcAATTAAAAAATACCGTAACGTTCCCAGTGAATGAGTTTTCCAATACCGCCTATGATTTTTGTGGCGGGGCGGTGAAGTTACctattatttttgtacctacattattttaatttacgttacatatatGAAATTGTTTGTTTAGCCTAATCTgaagaagctttggctttccaatcAAGCGTGATTTGGTTAAGTACTAACCTTAATTTTTTacacctaatataattaaaagcggtggtggccgaatgtatatgacgtccgactttcaatccggaggtcgcgggttcaaatcctggctcgtaccaatgagtttttcggaacttgtgtacagaatatcatttgatatttaccactagcttttctgtgaaggaaaacatcatgagaaacctgcatacatctccgaagaaattcaaaggttcCCTGTTGGGATACCTTCGCCTCCGTACCTCGTTTCATACATATGTGAACCTgtttttatacaataaagtgattactactactattttcttataatttttgtaCGCCACGTCTGTGTTTCACCGATTCTAGCTTCCATTAACACTACCTTCCTTACGCAGCGTGTAGctcaagaaaatgaaaaaaatctgcgaaaataattcgtgtagttttgaataTTGGTACAGTTATAACTTGTGGTGTccatataaaaatactaaaagtcTTTGAGGGTTGGGGATGTAGGGGTGGTTgaaattatctttttttatatctttgctcatatctcgaatatctgtacgaatagcattataattacttcgcacaaaagttttaacataaaatttactacaaaTTAGGTCATGTTTATTTATGCTCTACGATcaatattttaggagctacaggcagtttaagttaacaaagagaaaaaaaaatcgatttaataaaacgtcgttttttcgtaGTTGCTGATCATAACTCAAATTTTTAGTATAGCACTCCCCCCACcctcgaggacttttagtatatttacctggacaccacaaggtatcactataccaattttcaaaaatacacgaattattttcgCTGATCGCCCATATTCGGATTAATTTGACGTGGCTAATTAGTGCAATGGACACTTTGAAACGGATGCCCAAAAGGAGTTGTATTGATTGGCGTCCGTTGCTACGACGACGACCTTATGTCAGCCGGCCGGCTTCCAACATGCCCTCTGAGCCTACCACAGATTGCGTAACAACCGTCAggaaaaaaaactgcaaaaaatatataagtatagttggtcaagcaaatgaaaaagacagcaaatttaaaaaatgtaggcacaaaggattatcgtcccatagaaaatttgaatttcgcgcctttttctacagacaacatttgcttgaccaactttaaaataataactagtGGTTCTGTGAGTTGTAgacgcgagcatagcttaaaactgaataaatatatgactccgccaatttgaaaaaaaaaaaaaaaataacaaaactaattctacaaaaaatatatatttaatcatCTAACCtgcacacaaaatttcacgagaatcggttgagaattgcggcCTGCCGAGAACATCCGaaaatacgaaagcatttttgcccaagctgaaacgaagACCTTCACTGACGCTCGTTCAATAAAGTCCGGCCAATTCGACAGTACACTGACACCAGAATCTATGATGACATTCAGTTGGCGAGAGCGAGACCCACGATAACTACAACGATACCCAACGATAACcttcagatatcattctgatgatTACCCAAAAATATTGTACCTACATCTCAatgatattattaaaatatagattGATTAGATAggttatatatacttatacataataagtataaaaacacttccatttttatttctataaggTTAAGTggggttagttagttagttaggtagtttattttgctcgggacaAGACTAAgagtatgaggattccatacaaatGATAGTCTCACAGTTTTGAATTTTTCACGTAGTTTCACTAGGCTTatacgtcgaaatatcgggagctcgaaaacaatacaaaaggtaatcacggtccttAATCCGAACGATATAAGTCAAGTGATATAGTCTTACCccggtcacagggcggacatgcTATACTTCAAAAATCACTcgtgtttctatgtgtgaacggcacgtccgtacacgcgtcatgcgtcatagtgtgagtaagttgcttaaaaatagtactgagagcacgccagaagtccgccagatttctgtcgcggggcgaggtaattcgagtcggggcggagcGGTGCGCGGCCGTTCTGTAtggtaatactattacttattctgtgccccggtgatagtcttaccccacctaaCCTTACCTACGAAGAATTCGGCCGAATATCACTTGCGGCATTCTAAATACAACTAGGAAGTTGATGATTATTTGTCATTGGCCTGTAATTAGACTTGGTGATTGTCTAATCAGTTCCAGTCAAggtttatttaaatgaaatgacCACCATGGAATATTTTCAAGGGCAAATTATTATGGGAAGGTTAGAAAATAactgttttttgtaaaattatttatttgttgacaaatacacttaaattttaaatttaataactatACTTTATGTATTTTCTACGACATACAGATATTTAGTCCCGTAAAATTAGGTAACTATAGCCCTTAAGTACAACTATAGTCCAGTTTTTAATgttgattcttaacgagccttgatttgtactcgttacatttattttggagcttaaATACACTAATACTCTTTCTGTATtatatactcaacataatttgaaaactactcacatattttactagtacttgaatttggaccacagttgtaagttgtggactaaagttacctgattttacggtaagtaaatacttaaatagcaGCGATTTTcgtaaaaccatagagtaacttatactagagcggtactgtcatagtaaattttgtaaccccagtaaattcactgccatctgtcgacacactttaaaactaaaaataaatatttataaaaatacgataaaatgtatttaaatatgggtaaatgatttttttatttgcattaattatttttatatgattttgacccatgttctttcactggtatgcgttaaaattataaataacaaacgaaacagtcaacgctctctatacgagtgtaggccaaaactagtggcgccatctgatcgagaatcaaattttcgtgattttcgaggcacgttttttccttagactgtatccatctattacggagttatatctatctttggtaaaactaaattagtagaatttttaataggtacgaTGTTTGCATATTGAAATACCAGTACGAGTATacttttatgtacctacatgttGATAACACTCATTGAATGTCGTGTGAAGATTGTGCACATAACCGCTGTATGTTAATCGTAAATTTTATGCCTTGTTTTGTTTTGTCTGCAACTTGACCGAAAAGTCTCATGCAACGATAAAGTGCAACGGTAAAACTTTAAACCTCAcgtttaggtattaaaacaaTGAAACGAGATTACCAAGTTACAACAATACAAAGTACaccgatatatataataatacgggctccctttgtttgacataattattaaaactcGTAATGATACTAATGATTAAACTGAAATGTcttatacgaaggaaaaaatgaccaaattattaatgaattattttcatagaaaatatttttatttgttcttagaggATACTAATGACtgttatcattagtcataagtctgaaaccgttaacttttagGATTTCGTAAGGTTATATACCTATAACCTATAGGTTCCTATAGATTagaaatctaacctaacctaggtcaggtttgttttatggcaatcctgaagtTACTcgtatgactaacgaaaatgtggacaaacaataaaaactttatgggaaaaaATAGAGACCCTAATAATACAgcctatatgtataatatgtatacgTGTCCCACTTCTAGCCTCAGGACTCATCTCATGTGCGAGAGGGTTTGGGATATAGTCCCCAAGCTGGTTTAATACGAGTTGGGGGCTACAAGTAcgcctttgaatttcttcgcagatctAAGCAGGTTCTCGCGATGTTTTTTCCTTCAACTAGAAGCTagtcgaacgagcgagcgaagcgaagcgaagtttttacattcaacttggaacacacAGCTAACTAAGGGCACGTCCCGGCATTAcgatgtttttaagctgaactatcagaggatagcttgatggacaataacttaagtgaatttgttctaatttaaatgaaattcggTAAACAAGTAGAtgaaggcattatattttaataattaaattatgagcaggcgCGATCAAGGGATTAtagttctcagttcggggcgaactactagtggtaaatataaaataatattccgTACGGtgtataactaggtacatattAAGTTCCGAAACActaattggtacgagccaggatttgaacgtCCGACCTCCGTATTGAAAGTCGGAAATtagatccactcggccaccaccgcttcaAGTAGGTACaccaatatattataaaaataatataaaaactactgggccactttttattattaaaccaTCCAAAAACAACTTCAGTCTTCTACTTCATTTCTCGTCAGAACAACGTTGTTTGTACACATATTGCCCTGCCTACAGCGAAACATGATATTTTCAGTACGTCCCGCGGGAGCACTCAAATTTTCTTCGTAATTCTCCTAAATATCTCTCGCACAATGTGTCTCCCGTGAATTTTCAATGTGTTTCAAATAGTATTAGGGAACTTTATAAGGGACATCTATgttgtgttttttgtttgtcCATTATGTTTTCCTTGTAATTGGAATGAAGTTTCTTGCTTTGGCTTTTGCGGAAACTTTGTATGAACATTATCTGCATTTTACCAGGGTGGGACTGGTCAGTACAGTACGATTTGAATGCCTAAGAGTGGGACTTATTACAGAGGATGCCTCGACTATGCATCAAATTGTATACTATATTTATATTGGAAAAAATATGTATCCTTTTTTATGGTGAAAAGTCTGCCGGGTGTTTAACTAGGTacacagtcagctgcagagaaaaggtgtCACCCCTGCATATAACTTTGTATGCAGCGTggcaccttttctctgcagctgactgtatatACCTATCGTATATCGCCTAAATATTTACTGTGAGTTCCAATTTTACAATGTTAGGggggtgtgcaataaagagtttttgttttgattttaatttcaattccaTAAGTCCCATACATCCAGTCCAGTTCCCATAAAAGTtacagtcgggttgcagtccatcTGTACC
This region includes:
- the LOC134744747 gene encoding uncharacterized protein LOC134744747 → MAPVNLIELNSDGFKQFLDSFDHVFSDCDGVIWVSQEPLPGVGDFFRLMKENGKTVHFVSNNSMRSKENYIAMFNTAGVPGGFEKLTTPSVAMVEYLKSVNFDKHVFCLTCPETKRMLESYGFKTKYGPDVVHDNFGDFAEYLIDDADIGAVAFDSDYKVNLAKMIKATTYLTRPEVLFINGPTDKLVPFNGQMTAGVAFAAEAVSELIKRKPNIGLGKPSQDFGVFAMRRAFVTDPSRVLFIGDMIEQDVGLGKNTGFKTLLVLTHHTEEEVMAEPAARQPDFYAPSLGSIVHKFTE